A portion of the Halobacillus ihumii genome contains these proteins:
- a CDS encoding RNA polymerase sigma factor, translating into MRPLVHNTPTARETDFESAIENHIPDLQKYCLSLTKSKWDGEDLMQDTLAKAYKAWTRSQRPIVKAYLFRIASNSWIDGHRKVKVKEDFGKDLSVFSQRDASISDSVCRAIELLLRELTPKQRVVLLLVEGLGLTSKETAEMLSDSEGSIKGTLHRARKKVKKIKHSYETSDLAGEDPILYVTALRNGDPSAFIQLYHKETQGLRMMKGANPTPSLDSLPIAHTIIGDATAYLLISFVSRKGSIMFIPFYQEELFSLLLQIEEASNGLLHAS; encoded by the coding sequence ATGCGGCCGCTTGTTCATAACACTCCAACTGCAAGAGAAACAGATTTTGAGTCAGCTATAGAGAACCATATACCTGATTTACAGAAGTATTGTCTATCTCTTACCAAATCAAAGTGGGATGGGGAAGATCTCATGCAGGATACGTTAGCAAAAGCTTATAAAGCATGGACTAGGAGCCAAAGACCGATTGTTAAAGCCTATTTATTTCGTATCGCTTCAAACTCTTGGATTGACGGACACCGTAAAGTCAAAGTGAAAGAGGATTTCGGCAAAGACCTATCAGTATTTAGCCAAAGGGATGCATCAATTTCTGATTCTGTATGCCGAGCCATAGAACTGCTTCTTAGAGAATTAACTCCAAAACAGCGAGTTGTCTTATTACTCGTAGAAGGACTTGGACTTACTTCAAAAGAAACCGCAGAAATGCTATCTGACAGTGAAGGCTCAATTAAGGGTACGCTCCATAGAGCTCGTAAAAAAGTAAAAAAGATAAAACACTCTTATGAAACTTCAGACCTTGCAGGAGAGGATCCGATCCTTTATGTAACTGCGCTTCGTAATGGAGATCCGTCCGCTTTTATACAGCTGTATCACAAAGAAACACAGGGTTTACGCATGATGAAGGGGGCCAACCCAACACCAAGTCTTGATAGCCTGCCTATAGCTCATACGATTATCGGAGATGCCACTGCTTATCTGTTAATTTCCTTTGTTTCAAGAAAAGGAAGTATTATGTTTATTCCTTTTTATCAAGAAGAATTATTTTCTTTGTTGTTACAAATTGAAGAAGCCAGCAATGGTTTACTACATGCGAGTTAG
- the clpP gene encoding ATP-dependent Clp endopeptidase proteolytic subunit ClpP, which produces MSNVIPYVVEQSTRGERSYDIYSRLLKDRIIILGSQIDDAVANSVVAQLLFLTAEDHDKDIHLYINSPGGSISAGMAIYDTMQFIKPDVSTICTGLAASMGAFLLLAGEKGKRYALPNAEMMLHQPLGGTKGQATDIKIHADHIIKTRKTINRIISERTDQPLEKVEKDTDRDYFLTAEEAKDYGIIDKLMAHGKS; this is translated from the coding sequence ATGTCAAATGTAATTCCTTATGTAGTGGAGCAATCAACGAGAGGAGAACGCTCCTACGATATCTATTCACGTTTATTAAAGGACCGAATCATTATCCTAGGGAGTCAAATTGATGATGCCGTTGCAAACTCAGTTGTAGCTCAACTCTTATTTTTAACGGCGGAAGATCATGATAAGGATATTCATTTATATATTAACTCGCCGGGGGGATCGATTTCTGCCGGAATGGCGATTTATGATACGATGCAATTCATCAAGCCGGATGTGTCAACAATTTGCACAGGATTAGCTGCCTCTATGGGCGCATTCCTCCTTTTAGCAGGGGAAAAAGGAAAACGGTACGCTCTTCCGAACGCTGAAATGATGTTACATCAGCCTTTGGGAGGAACAAAAGGTCAAGCAACGGATATTAAAATCCATGCTGATCACATTATTAAAACGAGAAAAACCATAAACAGAATAATCTCAGAGCGTACAGATCAGCCGCTCGAAAAAGTAGAGAAAGATACAGACAGGGATTATTTTCTTACAGCTGAGGAAGCGAAAGATTATGGTATCATTGACAAACTAATGGCCCATGGGAAATCGTAG
- a CDS encoding GNAT family N-acetyltransferase, with protein sequence MSMTINLRPMNEETFKSYYQTSLEDYAEQHVIAGNWKEEDALLLAKNQFEELLPNGLHTNEHILFSIYEEEEKIGILWLHVYTNDGVKQMFIYDIKLDEDQRGNGYGTDTMKALDDYAKSEKVKQIRLHVFAHNKRAISLYKKVGYEVEGHYMRKTLS encoded by the coding sequence ATGTCTATGACGATAAATCTCAGGCCAATGAATGAAGAAACATTTAAAAGTTATTATCAAACTTCTTTAGAAGATTATGCTGAACAACATGTTATAGCCGGTAATTGGAAGGAAGAGGATGCACTATTACTTGCAAAGAATCAATTTGAAGAACTGCTGCCAAATGGATTACACACTAATGAACATATTCTTTTTTCTATATATGAGGAAGAGGAAAAAATCGGGATTCTTTGGCTGCATGTTTATACCAATGACGGTGTGAAGCAAATGTTTATTTATGACATAAAGTTAGATGAGGATCAGCGTGGTAATGGATATGGAACAGATACGATGAAGGCTCTTGATGACTATGCAAAGAGTGAAAAGGTTAAACAAATCCGCTTACATGTTTTCGCTCATAATAAGCGAGCTATCTCCCTTTATAAGAAAGTTGGGTATGAAGTGGAGGGTCATTATATGAGGAAGACTCTTTCATGA
- a CDS encoding GNAT family N-acetyltransferase, with protein MNDKHKETNLNGDLAMKKNELLALFHQELRLEAATPGYTREVTEHLVRHVAKQKNEKGFIICSHVNAENASEVIDYELDYFNNLGQEFEWKVYSYDQPHNLKSLLIHKGFDMEEKEALMVLELNEKHHLLTWSVSAFIREITNKEGIEEIIALENTIWGEPHNDLGERLWKDKQNDPDSLFLYGIYDEGSLVSAAWMYIEPNSSFASLWGGSTLPSQRGKGYYTTLLAVRAKKAYECGRKYLTVDARPMSRPILEKYGFACLAYTFGCHSPSHNSINTKDY; from the coding sequence GTGAACGATAAACACAAGGAAACAAACTTAAATGGTGATCTAGCAATGAAAAAGAATGAGTTATTAGCTCTTTTCCATCAAGAGCTGCGTCTAGAGGCCGCCACACCAGGTTATACGAGAGAGGTCACAGAGCACCTTGTGCGACATGTAGCCAAACAAAAAAATGAGAAAGGCTTTATTATATGCTCCCATGTAAACGCGGAAAACGCTTCTGAAGTCATTGATTATGAATTGGATTACTTCAATAATCTTGGCCAAGAATTCGAATGGAAAGTTTATAGCTATGATCAGCCGCATAACCTCAAAAGTCTTCTTATACATAAAGGGTTTGATATGGAAGAAAAAGAGGCTCTCATGGTACTCGAACTTAATGAAAAGCACCATTTGTTAACATGGTCAGTTTCTGCTTTTATAAGAGAAATTACCAATAAAGAAGGGATTGAAGAGATCATTGCCTTAGAGAACACAATATGGGGAGAACCTCATAATGATTTAGGTGAAAGACTCTGGAAAGATAAACAAAATGATCCAGATTCTTTATTTCTTTATGGGATATATGATGAAGGCTCCCTCGTTAGTGCTGCCTGGATGTATATTGAACCAAATTCCTCTTTTGCGAGTTTGTGGGGTGGGTCTACATTACCTTCCCAACGTGGAAAAGGTTATTACACTACATTGTTAGCTGTCAGGGCCAAAAAAGCATATGAATGCGGGCGAAAATACCTAACAGTAGATGCTCGTCCGATGAGCCGACCGATCCTCGAAAAGTATGGATTTGCCTGCCTAGCTTATACTTTCGGCTGTCATTCTCCTTCTCATAACTCGATCAACACTAAGGATTACTAA
- a CDS encoding nucleoside hydrolase, with amino-acid sequence MAQKVLLFGDIGIDDTIAIIYSFFNKDIELVGIVADYGNVSRETAVNNVYYLYDLFGIEDGPPIIGGAEVPMTGEYPMYAQEVHGESGLGPITPSDYEGESENFFEIVKLIEKYQDDLIIVNIGRLTSLATMFILYRSLMKKVDGFYIMGGAFWVPGNVTAVSEANFYGDPIAVQIVLRYAHNATIIPLNVTQQAIVTPEMVDYIAYKGKTKIIKPLLDYYYDFYKESNPDIPGSPVHDVLTVMASIRDDLFTYETFPIHIVEATEEIQRGQSIANFMESDMAESDELDRPHRIAFDLDYPKFFNDFMSIMTGQPFNSKNSS; translated from the coding sequence ATGGCACAAAAAGTTTTGCTATTTGGAGACATAGGGATTGATGACACGATTGCAATTATCTATTCTTTTTTCAACAAAGATATTGAATTAGTAGGAATCGTTGCTGATTATGGGAATGTATCCAGAGAAACAGCTGTAAATAACGTGTACTATTTATACGATCTGTTTGGAATTGAAGATGGGCCGCCTATTATTGGCGGAGCAGAAGTACCTATGACTGGTGAATATCCAATGTATGCCCAAGAAGTACATGGTGAATCTGGTCTTGGACCTATTACACCATCAGATTATGAGGGCGAGAGTGAAAACTTTTTTGAGATCGTGAAACTAATAGAGAAATATCAAGATGACCTCATTATTGTAAATATTGGAAGGCTTACTTCTCTTGCTACAATGTTTATCCTGTACCGATCTCTTATGAAAAAAGTGGATGGTTTTTATATTATGGGGGGTGCCTTTTGGGTACCTGGTAATGTAACAGCTGTGTCAGAAGCTAATTTTTATGGAGATCCTATTGCCGTTCAAATTGTACTCAGGTATGCTCACAACGCAACTATTATCCCACTAAACGTAACTCAACAAGCGATTGTAACTCCGGAAATGGTGGACTATATTGCTTATAAAGGTAAAACAAAAATCATTAAACCATTGTTAGATTACTATTATGATTTTTATAAAGAAAGTAATCCAGATATCCCGGGCAGCCCAGTACATGATGTTCTTACAGTTATGGCATCGATAAGGGATGATTTGTTCACATACGAAACCTTTCCCATTCATATCGTCGAAGCTACCGAAGAAATCCAAAGAGGACAAAGCATTGCAAATTTTATGGAAAGTGATATGGCTGAATCTGATGAATTAGACAGACCACACCGAATAGCCTTCGACTTAGATTATCCAAAGTTTTTTAATGATTTTATGAGCATCATGACAGGGCAGCCATTCAACTCCAAGAATTCAAGCTAG
- a CDS encoding LysR family transcriptional regulator, whose amino-acid sequence MEIKWLNTFSIAAEELNYRKTAEKLYITQPAVSLHIRQLEEELQETLFEKKGRHIQLTEFGRIFRIEAMSLIQNYENVLQKMKSVKQGYHKTFTIGMTSLLIDSIFPSIIRRYQEKNHDIELAIQVTESSQLQKMIEDDQIDIAFSCLPSSSGSLFCKKLFSDSITLAVPHDGYDSETAPPLDPYGLMNQSIIFTHHHPGYWDLLKREIQRYVPSSRFLRITQSHAAKRFIQEGMGISFLPSFAINREIQEGRMLAIDTPFLDLPSCSIYSLHKYDHSYEEEFLAFVNSFLLA is encoded by the coding sequence ATGGAAATAAAATGGTTAAACACTTTTTCAATAGCTGCGGAAGAGCTTAATTATAGGAAAACTGCTGAGAAACTTTACATCACTCAACCGGCAGTAAGTCTTCATATCAGACAGCTTGAGGAGGAATTGCAGGAAACACTGTTTGAGAAAAAAGGCAGGCATATTCAACTCACTGAGTTTGGAAGAATATTTCGTATCGAAGCAATGAGCCTTATACAAAATTACGAAAATGTCTTACAAAAGATGAAAAGTGTTAAACAAGGGTATCATAAAACATTTACAATTGGGATGACTTCATTATTAATTGATAGTATTTTTCCAAGTATCATCCGTAGATATCAGGAGAAAAACCACGACATAGAACTGGCCATTCAAGTTACCGAATCCTCTCAATTACAAAAGATGATTGAAGATGATCAAATAGATATTGCTTTTTCTTGCTTACCCAGCAGCAGTGGCAGCTTATTTTGCAAAAAGTTGTTTAGTGATTCGATCACTTTGGCAGTCCCTCATGATGGTTATGATTCAGAGACGGCCCCACCTTTAGACCCTTATGGGCTTATGAACCAATCCATCATTTTCACACATCACCATCCTGGATACTGGGATTTGTTAAAAAGGGAAATTCAAAGATATGTTCCCTCCTCCAGGTTTCTTAGGATTACTCAGTCACATGCTGCCAAAAGATTTATACAAGAAGGTATGGGCATCTCCTTTCTTCCCTCGTTCGCCATCAACAGGGAAATACAAGAGGGCCGAATGCTGGCAATTGATACCCCATTCCTCGATTTACCATCGTGCAGCATTTATTCGTTACATAAATATGACCATTCTTATGAAGAAGAATTCCTAGCTTTTGTAAACAGTTTTTTACTAGCTTGA
- a CDS encoding citrate/2-methylcitrate synthase, which yields MFNPGLKGVTAVETCLSQINGEKGELYYRDQSVHDLVGSYSFEEISYFLMKGKFPNSNELQSLKKVLTKERSISSEMKKWIDHLVKKQSITATIRSAVSFLDDSEDRWPIQTHEAYRLLAKLPTIVAYSYRKKMNLETIEPDYQLDHVGNFLYMLFAERKTKEEVQALETYMILTAEHGMNASTFSGRVVTSTQSDIYSGITAAIGALKGPLHGGAPTGVLDYIDEVKQKSVEEIIKVKLANDEKVMGFGHRVYKAKDPRAEALKAKLLTIEPKPNWIDFTLKIEKETVQWLNDLKPGRKLYANVEYYAASLMKAIGIPAELFTPIFCCSRIVGWTAHIIEQSRNNTIFRPEAKFLNHN from the coding sequence ATGTTTAACCCTGGTTTAAAAGGTGTTACTGCTGTGGAAACGTGTTTGAGTCAAATAAATGGTGAAAAAGGGGAGTTGTATTATCGTGATCAGTCCGTTCATGATTTAGTAGGGAGCTATAGCTTTGAAGAAATTAGTTACTTCTTAATGAAAGGAAAGTTTCCGAATTCTAACGAGTTACAATCACTGAAAAAAGTACTGACAAAAGAACGAAGTATTAGCAGTGAAATGAAGAAATGGATTGACCACTTAGTTAAGAAACAATCAATTACAGCAACCATTCGTTCAGCTGTTTCTTTCTTAGATGATTCAGAAGATCGGTGGCCGATTCAAACCCATGAAGCTTACCGGCTGTTAGCGAAACTGCCTACGATCGTTGCTTATAGTTATCGTAAAAAGATGAACCTTGAGACAATAGAACCAGATTATCAATTAGATCATGTTGGGAATTTCCTTTATATGTTATTTGCCGAAAGAAAAACAAAAGAAGAGGTTCAAGCACTTGAGACATATATGATCTTGACTGCAGAACATGGAATGAATGCTTCTACATTTTCTGGAAGGGTCGTTACATCTACTCAAAGTGATATCTATTCTGGCATAACGGCTGCAATCGGGGCTTTAAAAGGACCATTACATGGAGGCGCGCCAACTGGAGTACTAGATTATATTGATGAAGTAAAACAAAAATCTGTTGAGGAAATAATCAAAGTAAAGTTGGCCAATGATGAAAAAGTAATGGGATTTGGCCATCGAGTATATAAAGCAAAAGATCCTAGAGCTGAAGCGTTAAAAGCAAAGTTACTAACTATTGAGCCTAAACCAAATTGGATTGATTTTACATTAAAAATAGAAAAAGAAACTGTTCAATGGCTGAATGATTTAAAACCTGGCCGAAAACTATATGCGAACGTAGAATATTACGCCGCATCGTTAATGAAAGCCATTGGCATTCCGGCAGAATTATTCACACCGATTTTTTGTTGCAGTCGAATCGTCGGTTGGACTGCGCACATTATAGAGCAATCGAGAAATAATACGATTTTCAGACCTGAAGCTAAGTTTCTAAACCATAACTAA
- a CDS encoding LAGLIDADG family homing endonuclease: protein MNEQSKSRPRTKRTLSNEEVIRLYNMGKRTEDIAKKANVSARYIRMILKKENISKRPHGSWKRRYTVNEDYFKTWSNNMAYILGFFAADGIVPKDIQSISIAQKEKRILEKIKLEMKSNHPIIQSKTTKIYILTLNSKIMKTDIMELHNIKPKKSLDLKFPHVPKQYLSHFVRGYFDGDGCIYEQKEFVNIVGGSLNFMESLFDILVIKRIEPIFKSFDTHYRLYISGYENVKRFSDWIYKDKGLYLERKYIRFTENRLYEIENK from the coding sequence ATGAATGAACAGTCTAAAAGTAGGCCTAGAACAAAAAGAACATTGTCTAATGAAGAGGTTATAAGGCTTTATAATATGGGGAAAAGGACGGAGGATATTGCAAAAAAAGCCAATGTTTCCGCTAGATATATTAGAATGATCCTAAAAAAGGAAAATATTTCGAAAAGGCCTCACGGGAGTTGGAAACGCCGCTATACGGTTAATGAAGATTACTTTAAAACCTGGTCCAATAACATGGCGTACATTTTAGGGTTCTTTGCTGCCGATGGTATTGTTCCAAAAGATATTCAATCTATTAGTATCGCTCAAAAAGAAAAAAGGATCTTAGAGAAAATAAAGTTAGAAATGAAATCAAACCATCCAATTATACAAAGTAAAACAACAAAAATATACATCCTCACATTGAACAGTAAAATTATGAAAACAGATATAATGGAATTACACAATATAAAACCAAAGAAGTCATTAGATTTAAAGTTTCCTCATGTCCCGAAGCAATACCTTTCACATTTTGTTAGAGGATACTTTGATGGTGACGGCTGCATTTACGAACAAAAAGAATTCGTAAATATAGTAGGGGGGTCATTAAATTTCATGGAATCTCTTTTCGATATTCTTGTTATCAAAAGGATTGAGCCCATTTTCAAATCTTTCGATACACACTATCGTTTATATATAAGTGGGTATGAAAACGTTAAACGATTTTCTGACTGGATATACAAAGATAAAGGACTTTACTTAGAAAGAAAATATATTCGGTTTACTGAAAATAGACTATATGAAATTGAAAATAAGTGA
- a CDS encoding ABC transporter substrate-binding protein, producing the protein MKETQEVRSTSSTPEGMIYVVDPSPLNWLYILYNTMEEAVRADRSGAIIPSLAEYQWVNDTVLELKLKDGVTFQNGEQFTADIVNKSIHELLRWLVPHPPGSFLNFFKPASLDIIDSHTVQLIFQNEMGWLWQS; encoded by the coding sequence TTGAAAGAAACCCAAGAAGTACGTTCTACATCAAGCACACCTGAAGGTATGATTTATGTAGTTGATCCATCGCCATTGAACTGGTTATATATCCTATACAATACAATGGAAGAAGCAGTCAGAGCAGATCGCTCAGGAGCCATTATTCCTTCCCTTGCTGAGTATCAGTGGGTTAACGATACCGTTTTAGAACTAAAACTTAAGGATGGAGTTACATTTCAGAATGGTGAACAATTTACGGCAGACATCGTTAACAAGAGCATTCATGAACTGCTGCGCTGGTTAGTCCCCCACCCTCCTGGGTCCTTCCTTAATTTTTTCAAACCGGCTTCTTTAGACATCATTGATTCTCACACTGTACAATTAATTTTCCAAAACGAGATGGGCTGGCTGTGGCAAAGTTAA
- a CDS encoding ABC transporter substrate-binding protein: MRTPYVTLDANANYRNPSRGPRLNKVVFRNHFSKTEALRLCTTTEGYVDLVTELTPKDVQQVESSPYAKLVTSEGNEVVTGIFNRFQSDVDLDDYNLRMAINMAIRRDDIIQNVYGGYATLTPALTPPWAYDFPEELEPIMYSRQQSRQLFESSSYPKSRPLKIVAFKKHENLLLAVAAQIEETLSIWVETIVIPVQEETKWIRVVAEKKLTPGWDILIASATTQFYEGTPAFFHRELFGFDGALRTGPELPEFDEVYREMVSQIRRKELLAAAKDVDRFVYQNALSLFLCVPHKLYAVNRHVDFKPYRTTFELAETEVGEMHWSRRR, from the coding sequence CTGCGAACACCTTACGTCACTTTAGATGCTAACGCTAACTATCGTAATCCGAGCCGGGGACCGCGATTAAACAAAGTCGTTTTCCGTAATCATTTTTCAAAAACAGAGGCGTTACGTCTTTGTACGACAACAGAGGGATATGTGGATTTAGTAACTGAACTGACCCCTAAGGATGTGCAACAGGTTGAATCCTCACCTTATGCTAAATTGGTTACTTCAGAAGGGAATGAAGTAGTTACAGGGATCTTTAATCGGTTTCAATCTGATGTTGACTTGGACGACTATAATCTGCGTATGGCCATAAATATGGCTATTCGACGCGATGATATTATTCAGAATGTGTACGGAGGATATGCGACACTCACCCCTGCATTAACGCCGCCATGGGCATATGATTTCCCAGAGGAGTTAGAACCGATTATGTATAGCAGACAACAATCCCGCCAGCTATTTGAAAGCTCAAGTTATCCAAAATCCAGACCTTTAAAAATAGTAGCCTTTAAGAAACATGAAAATCTATTACTGGCCGTGGCTGCCCAAATAGAAGAAACTTTATCCATTTGGGTTGAAACTATAGTTATTCCAGTACAAGAAGAAACGAAATGGATACGGGTAGTCGCTGAAAAGAAACTCACTCCAGGATGGGATATTTTAATAGCAAGTGCGACAACACAATTTTATGAAGGGACTCCTGCTTTTTTTCACAGAGAACTTTTTGGTTTTGACGGAGCCCTTCGAACAGGGCCGGAACTGCCAGAATTTGATGAAGTCTATAGAGAGATGGTAAGTCAAATTCGGCGTAAGGAGTTACTTGCGGCAGCAAAAGATGTAGATCGATTTGTATATCAAAATGCTTTATCACTATTTTTATGCGTGCCGCACAAGCTCTACGCCGTAAATAGACATGTTGACTTTAAGCCTTACCGAACTACCTTTGAGCTTGCCGAAACAGAAGTTGGAGAAATGCATTGGTCGCGAAGAAGATAA
- a CDS encoding nitroreductase family protein: MDVLEAIKTRRSVGLVSDKPVPQELLEQILEAGTWAPCHHRTEPWRFFVLTGEGRKPLGEVLAKIAEKDMDDPSTEVNQKKLAKRMKKPFRAPAVIVVAAEPADDPKVIAKEEYGAVYSSIQNMLLTAHALGLGGFWRTGKPTYDPLMKELFGLPKDGEVLGFLYIGYPEKDVPASARKHFNDVTKWVSTKEGLKG, translated from the coding sequence ATGGACGTATTAGAAGCTATCAAAACAAGAAGAAGTGTGGGGCTAGTTTCAGATAAACCTGTTCCTCAAGAATTATTAGAGCAAATTCTCGAGGCCGGAACTTGGGCTCCATGTCATCACAGAACTGAGCCTTGGCGCTTTTTTGTACTAACTGGTGAGGGAAGGAAACCATTAGGAGAAGTATTAGCAAAAATTGCTGAAAAAGATATGGACGATCCATCAACAGAAGTTAATCAGAAGAAATTAGCTAAAAGAATGAAAAAGCCATTCCGAGCCCCCGCTGTAATTGTGGTGGCTGCTGAGCCCGCGGACGACCCGAAAGTAATTGCTAAAGAAGAATATGGTGCTGTGTATTCATCTATTCAAAATATGCTTTTAACTGCTCATGCACTAGGTTTGGGAGGGTTTTGGAGAACAGGAAAGCCAACGTATGATCCACTGATGAAAGAATTGTTCGGACTCCCCAAAGACGGAGAGGTATTAGGTTTTCTTTATATTGGATATCCAGAAAAAGATGTACCTGCAAGTGCTCGAAAACACTTTAATGATGTAACGAAGTGGGTTTCAACAAAAGAGGGTTTGAAAGGATAG
- the copZ gene encoding copper chaperone CopZ gives MQTKTIQVEGMTCAHCEKAVKGALKELNGVESVYVDLETGKVNVTYEDGISESEMNEAIEDQGYDVVS, from the coding sequence ATGCAAACTAAAACGATACAAGTTGAAGGAATGACATGTGCGCATTGTGAAAAAGCTGTTAAAGGAGCACTTAAAGAATTAAATGGTGTGGAAAGTGTGTACGTTGATCTTGAAACAGGTAAAGTAAATGTCACTTACGAAGACGGTATTAGTGAATCTGAAATGAATGAAGCGATTGAGGACCAAGGATACGACGTCGTTTCTTAA